A window from Dermacentor albipictus isolate Rhodes 1998 colony chromosome 10, USDA_Dalb.pri_finalv2, whole genome shotgun sequence encodes these proteins:
- the LOC139050423 gene encoding zinc finger protein 782-like gives MPFVPLELLANIEPDATPATYKGKRPFQCPLCPQSFSQNVHLKQHLCFYTSEMAFQCHLCPQSCSQKIHLNEHLRTHTGERPFQCPSCPQSFSHKSTLKKHERTHTGERPFQCHLCPHSYSQKSHLNQHLRTHTGERPFKCPACPYSFSRKRHLNDHLRTHTGERPFQCSLCPCNFSHKSTLKKHERTHTGERPFQCPSCPQSFSHKSTLKNHERTHTGERPFQCPACRYRCSRKSDLNRHLLAHTGERPFQCSLCPHSCSQRSLLNEHLRTHTGERPFQCSLCPHNFSRKSTLKNHERTHTGERPFQCHLCPHTCSQESP, from the coding sequence ATGCCATTTGTTCCTCTGGAGCTTCTCGCCAATATTGAACCTGACGCAACACCTGCCACCTACAAAGGcaagaggccatttcagtgccctttatGCCCACAAAGCTTCTCACAAAATGTTCATCTGAAGCAACACCTGTGCTTTTACACAAGTGAAATGGCATTTCAGTGCCATTTATGCCCGCAGAGCTGCTCACAAAAGATTCACCTTAAcgaacacctgcgcacccacacaggcgagaggccatttcagtgcccttcatgccctcagagcttctcacacaaGTCTACACTGAAGAAACATgagcgcacccacacaggtgagaggccatttcagtgccattTATGCCCGCACAGCTACTCACAAAAGAGTCACCTTAACCAACAcctgcgcacacacacaggcgagaggccatttaaGTGCCCTGCGTGCCCGTACAGCTTCTCACGAAAGCGTCACTTGAACgaccacctgcgcacccacacaggcgagaggccatttcagtgctcTTTATGCCCTTGTAACTTCTCACACAAGTCTACACTGAAGAAACATgagcgcacccacacaggcgagaggccatttcagtgcccttcatgccctcagagcttctcgcaCAAGTCTACCCTGAAGAATCATgagcgcacccacacaggcgagaggccatttcagtgccctgcaTGCCGGTACAGATGCTCACGAAAGAGTGACCTTAACCGACACCTGCTtgcccacacaggcgagaggccatttcagtgctcTTTATGCCCACACAGCTGCTCACAAAGGAGTCTCCTGAAcgaacacctgcgcacccacacaggcgagaggccatttcagtgctcTTTATGCCCTCATAACTTCTCACGCAAGTCTACCCTGAAGAATCATgagcgcacccacacaggcgagaggccatttcagtgccattTATGCCCGCACACCTGCTCACAAGAGTCACCTTAA